In the Leptolyngbya sp. CCY15150 genome, one interval contains:
- a CDS encoding ATP-binding protein: MKSVRQLVTTTLQPIWSALNPKSLQFRLTIGVTLVSLCGVGSIAIWTAWKTQRLLIDSHKQLTIEVISRLPQDVELYAEMMPLELAIQRSIDNRSLPGLMIVLDRPSGMMTPTTADDLFLQRAQALVQRGDQLTRLDSAIQRVGDRALVLCRGPLRVDGNSLGTLYVAQDITEEQAMFIAIIRSLSLVSLLVMIVMAVALAVYVRRSLLPLKQVGQLTRNVCPDTIGTLKLHLHAAPTEVNELAETCDDMLQRLATTWDQQRQFVNDVSHELRTPLTIVSGYLQSTLRRSATLTEPQREALEIAASEANRTIHLLEELLELARADSGNFHYHLETISVNELLAELCSMVQGAGDRTLKIEAPLDIWVEGDRQRLKQVLMNLIDNALNYSASHQPVIIRVEQHQGQVAIAVQDFGCGIPLQHQSRIFDRFYRVDEARARSTGGCGLGLSLVKTLVDGMGGRVSLASKPHEGSTFTVTLPLASSTL, encoded by the coding sequence ATGAAGTCCGTTCGCCAGCTTGTGACAACCACTCTGCAACCGATTTGGTCAGCCTTGAACCCCAAATCGCTTCAGTTCCGCTTGACCATTGGCGTTACCTTGGTCTCGCTTTGTGGTGTCGGCAGCATTGCCATCTGGACGGCTTGGAAAACCCAGCGCTTGCTCATAGATAGCCACAAGCAATTGACGATTGAGGTCATCTCTCGCCTCCCTCAAGACGTGGAGCTGTATGCCGAGATGATGCCTTTGGAGTTGGCTATCCAACGGTCGATTGATAATCGCAGCTTGCCAGGATTGATGATTGTCCTGGATCGTCCATCGGGCATGATGACCCCCACCACTGCCGATGACCTTTTCCTCCAGCGAGCCCAGGCTTTGGTGCAGCGAGGCGACCAACTCACCCGCCTTGACTCCGCTATTCAACGGGTGGGCGATCGCGCCCTCGTCCTTTGTCGCGGCCCGCTCAGGGTGGACGGCAATAGCTTAGGCACTCTTTACGTTGCCCAAGATATCACCGAAGAACAAGCGATGTTCATTGCCATTATTCGCAGCCTTTCGTTGGTGAGTTTACTGGTGATGATTGTGATGGCGGTAGCGCTGGCGGTTTACGTGCGGCGATCGCTCCTGCCGCTGAAGCAAGTAGGACAGCTCACCCGCAATGTTTGCCCCGACACCATCGGCACCCTCAAGCTGCATCTCCATGCGGCCCCGACGGAGGTGAACGAACTGGCGGAAACCTGTGATGATATGCTCCAACGGCTGGCGACCACTTGGGATCAACAGCGCCAGTTTGTCAACGATGTTTCCCATGAACTCCGCACGCCCCTCACCATTGTTTCCGGCTATCTACAGAGCACCCTGCGCCGCAGCGCTACCCTGACTGAGCCCCAGCGAGAAGCCTTAGAAATTGCTGCTTCTGAAGCTAATCGCACGATTCATTTACTCGAAGAACTGCTGGAGCTAGCCCGCGCTGATTCTGGCAATTTTCACTATCATCTAGAAACCATCTCCGTGAATGAACTGCTTGCTGAACTTTGTAGCATGGTGCAAGGGGCAGGCGATCGCACCTTGAAAATTGAGGCTCCGTTGGATATCTGGGTCGAGGGCGATCGTCAACGGCTGAAGCAGGTGTTGATGAACCTGATTGACAATGCCCTGAATTATTCTGCCTCCCATCAGCCGGTGATCATCCGTGTAGAGCAGCACCAGGGGCAGGTGGCGATCGCCGTTCAAGACTTCGGTTGTGGCATTCCCCTTCAGCATCAGTCTCGAATTTTCGATCGCTTCTATCGTGTCGATGAAGCCCGTGCCCGCTCCACTGGGGGCTGTGGCCTAGGGCTATCGTTGGTGAAAACCCTCGTGGATGGCATGGGCGGCCGGGTCAGCCTTGCCTCCAAGCCCCACGAAGGCAGCACCTTTACTGTTACCCTACCCTTGGCATCCTCAACACTATGA
- a CDS encoding peptidylprolyl isomerase yields MTVEFKIANRSIHPEQLLSCLAGYQMLPNLVQAILVDDAIAQIVCTEDEKAAACQQFYTQNQLEEEAARQAWLNQYGMTPEQLEALATRELRIEKFKQETWGGKLESYFLQRKSSLDKVIYSLIRVKDPGIARELYFRISEGEQPLSELARDYSQGVEAQTDGLIGPVELSVPHPVLAQILASSQPGDLAPPTQVGEWVVLVRLERFMPAQLDDAMRSRLLHECFQTWLNEQLAQVDLHAIQHPPTVSVAP; encoded by the coding sequence ATGACGGTAGAGTTTAAGATCGCCAATCGATCGATTCATCCGGAGCAACTGCTATCGTGTTTGGCAGGGTATCAAATGCTCCCTAACCTCGTCCAAGCGATCTTAGTAGATGATGCGATCGCTCAAATTGTCTGTACAGAAGATGAAAAGGCTGCAGCCTGTCAACAATTTTATACGCAGAACCAACTTGAAGAGGAGGCTGCTCGGCAAGCTTGGCTCAATCAATATGGCATGACGCCAGAGCAGCTTGAGGCCCTAGCCACCCGAGAACTCCGGATTGAAAAGTTTAAGCAAGAAACCTGGGGCGGCAAGCTAGAGTCCTACTTTCTACAGCGCAAAAGCAGTCTGGATAAGGTGATATACTCTCTGATTCGGGTAAAAGATCCGGGAATTGCCCGCGAGCTTTATTTTCGAATTTCTGAAGGAGAGCAACCGCTGTCTGAGCTAGCTCGGGACTATTCCCAGGGGGTGGAGGCTCAAACCGATGGGCTGATCGGCCCTGTAGAGCTGAGCGTTCCCCACCCTGTCCTAGCCCAAATTCTAGCCAGCAGCCAGCCGGGAGACCTGGCCCCTCCAACGCAAGTAGGAGAATGGGTCGTGCTAGTGCGCCTAGAGCGGTTTATGCCAGCCCAGCTCGATGACGCTATGCGATCGCGCCTGCTGCATGAATGCTTCCAAACCTGGCTCAATGAACAGCTTGCCCAAGTCGATTTACACGCCATTCAGCATCCTCCAACGGTCTCAGTAGCCCCATGA
- a CDS encoding type I secretion system permease/ATPase encodes MTYTKSSIKEFLAAIPPFDRLPDTVLSRIANMAQLLRYRMGQPIVVRDTMPAQLSIIYQGQARLLAYDPRTDRPVTLEMVPAGQVLGWVSLVRGLPCETAIASVETICLTLPANEFLGLLAGEPAFAEGFRSRCSILEAFDLIGAEIHRQAIGNADLKELTFKAEPEAVVYNLPPGITPASQLERDRIWFVSGGGAISTYPVGSRINPTANASINVTGSFDARLVGFPSDLLTQATIQPNPASPPPAATQTAFDDVSGTTIDLPYAPAHPVAAQNLSSRETDEQTGRQSYPFIRGKGSLDGAMACFQMLSRHLQIPFRRDIVHRVLNDQIQRTGGLSLDLAGSVAEFMGLNAQLVSVPLTSIGRIEAPALIEWEGALCLIYEANEKELVIANPAKGLLRRKPSDLARSWGTVADGGQPADRGEVLLLKKTQQTPQQRFGLQWFLPSIYRYRRVLTEVFIASFFVQLFALANPLMIQVIIDKVIVQNSSDTLQVLGIFLVVLAVFEALLSSLRTYLFVDTTNRIDLSLGSEIIDHLLRLPLRYFDRRPVGELSTRINELENIRQFLTGTALTVVLDALFSVIYIVVMFIYSWLLTLVALAIIPLFVGLAVIASPLIRRQLRVKAERNAETQSYLVEVMSGIQTVKAQNMELRARWQWQQRYARYVSAGFKTVLTSTTAGSASHFLNQLSGLLVLWVGAYLVLQGQLTLGQLIAFRIISGYVTGPLLRLAQLWQSFQEIGLSIERLSDILDTNPEADELDRLNIPMPQIEGRVTYDEVTFRFTKEGPPQLKNVSVEFQPGSFVGIVGLSGSGKSTMMKLLPRLYELESGRIMIDGYDIGKVELYSLRRQVGIVPQETLLFDGTVQENIALTNPEATAEEIIDAAKAAAAHEFIMGLPNGYNTRVGERGSALSGGQRQRVAIARTILQRPRLLILDEATSALDYDSERQVCLNLAQVFRDRTVFFITHRLSTIRNADIILMMDKGSIVEIGTHEELMALRGRYYCLYQQQEAQL; translated from the coding sequence ATGACCTATACCAAATCATCCATTAAGGAATTCTTAGCGGCTATTCCGCCCTTCGATCGCCTGCCTGATACCGTGTTGAGTCGCATTGCTAATATGGCTCAGCTTCTGCGCTATCGCATGGGGCAGCCGATTGTGGTGCGCGATACCATGCCGGCCCAGTTGTCGATAATCTATCAAGGGCAGGCGCGGCTACTGGCCTATGATCCCCGCACCGATCGCCCGGTTACCCTAGAAATGGTGCCGGCTGGTCAGGTCTTAGGCTGGGTGAGCTTGGTGCGCGGTTTACCCTGTGAAACAGCGATCGCTTCCGTGGAAACCATTTGCCTGACCTTGCCTGCCAATGAATTTCTGGGACTGCTAGCGGGAGAACCAGCCTTTGCAGAGGGGTTCCGCTCCCGCTGCTCGATCCTAGAAGCCTTTGATTTAATCGGGGCCGAAATTCATCGTCAAGCCATTGGCAATGCTGACCTGAAAGAACTCACCTTTAAGGCCGAGCCCGAGGCTGTTGTCTATAACCTGCCGCCAGGCATCACCCCAGCTAGTCAGCTAGAGCGCGATCGCATCTGGTTTGTCAGCGGCGGCGGTGCCATTTCCACCTATCCCGTCGGCAGCCGCATCAACCCCACCGCCAACGCCTCAATTAACGTTACCGGCTCCTTCGATGCTCGGCTCGTAGGCTTTCCATCCGACCTGCTGACCCAAGCCACGATTCAGCCCAATCCTGCAAGCCCGCCTCCGGCAGCCACCCAAACAGCCTTTGATGATGTATCGGGTACCACCATCGACCTACCCTATGCACCCGCCCATCCGGTAGCAGCCCAGAATCTGTCCAGCCGAGAAACTGATGAACAAACCGGTCGCCAGTCCTACCCCTTCATTCGCGGCAAGGGTTCCCTAGATGGAGCCATGGCCTGCTTCCAGATGCTCAGCCGCCATTTGCAGATTCCCTTTCGGCGAGATATTGTTCATCGTGTTCTCAACGATCAGATCCAGCGCACGGGTGGACTCAGCCTTGACCTAGCGGGCTCCGTAGCCGAGTTTATGGGGCTCAATGCCCAACTGGTGTCTGTGCCTCTTACCTCCATTGGTCGCATTGAAGCGCCGGCCCTAATTGAGTGGGAAGGGGCGCTTTGCCTCATCTATGAAGCCAACGAGAAGGAACTGGTCATTGCCAATCCGGCAAAGGGGCTGCTGCGGCGAAAACCCAGCGACTTGGCTCGCAGTTGGGGCACGGTTGCCGACGGTGGACAGCCCGCCGACCGAGGCGAGGTGCTGCTACTGAAGAAAACCCAGCAAACGCCTCAACAGCGGTTTGGGTTGCAGTGGTTTTTGCCCTCCATCTATCGCTACCGCCGGGTCTTAACGGAGGTGTTCATTGCCTCCTTCTTCGTCCAGCTTTTTGCCCTTGCCAATCCGTTAATGATCCAGGTGATCATCGATAAGGTAATTGTGCAAAACAGCTCCGATACCCTGCAAGTCTTGGGGATCTTTCTGGTCGTACTGGCGGTGTTTGAGGCTCTGCTCAGCAGTTTACGTACCTACCTGTTTGTTGACACGACGAACCGCATTGACCTCTCCCTGGGCTCCGAAATTATTGATCACTTGCTGCGTCTACCGCTGCGCTATTTCGATCGCCGCCCTGTGGGAGAGCTCTCCACCCGCATCAACGAGCTAGAAAATATTCGCCAGTTTCTCACGGGAACGGCGCTCACCGTGGTCTTAGATGCCCTCTTTTCGGTCATCTACATCGTGGTGATGTTCATCTATAGCTGGTTGCTCACCCTGGTGGCCTTGGCGATTATTCCGCTGTTTGTAGGCCTAGCCGTCATCGCCTCACCGCTGATTCGTCGGCAGCTTCGGGTCAAGGCTGAACGCAACGCCGAAACCCAGTCCTACCTGGTGGAGGTGATGTCGGGGATTCAAACCGTGAAGGCTCAGAATATGGAGCTGCGGGCCCGCTGGCAATGGCAGCAGCGCTATGCCCGCTACGTGAGTGCTGGGTTTAAGACCGTGCTCACCTCAACCACCGCAGGCTCGGCCAGCCATTTCCTCAACCAGCTCTCTGGACTGTTGGTGCTCTGGGTTGGTGCATACCTGGTGCTGCAGGGCCAGCTCACCCTAGGGCAGTTGATCGCCTTCCGGATTATTTCCGGATATGTGACGGGGCCACTTCTGCGCTTGGCTCAGCTTTGGCAAAGTTTCCAAGAAATTGGCCTGTCCATTGAGCGGCTCAGCGATATTTTAGACACCAATCCCGAAGCCGATGAACTGGATCGCCTCAACATTCCCATGCCGCAAATTGAGGGGCGGGTCACCTACGATGAAGTCACCTTCCGATTTACGAAAGAAGGCCCGCCTCAACTGAAAAATGTCAGCGTGGAATTTCAGCCCGGCTCCTTTGTGGGCATTGTGGGTCTGAGCGGCTCTGGGAAGAGCACCATGATGAAACTGCTGCCACGGCTTTATGAACTAGAGTCTGGGCGGATCATGATCGACGGCTACGACATTGGCAAAGTCGAGCTGTATTCCCTACGGCGACAGGTGGGGATTGTGCCCCAAGAAACCCTGCTGTTTGACGGTACGGTGCAGGAAAATATTGCCCTGACCAATCCTGAAGCGACAGCCGAAGAAATTATTGACGCTGCCAAGGCCGCTGCTGCCCATGAGTTCATCATGGGATTGCCCAATGGCTATAACACGCGGGTGGGAGAACGAGGCTCGGCCCTGTCGGGTGGGCAACGGCAACGGGTGGCGATCGCCCGTACCATCCTCCAACGCCCTCGCCTTTTGATTTTGGATGAAGCCACCAGCGCCCTTGACTATGACTCGGAGCGTCAGGTCTGCCTCAATCTCGCCCAAGTCTTCCGCGATCGCACCGTGTTTTTCATTACCCACCGGCTCAGCACCATCCGCAATGCTGACATCATTTTGATGATGGATAAGGGTTCCATTGTGGAAATTGGCACCCATGAAGAACTCATGGCCCTGCGCGGTCGCTACTACTGCCTCTATCAACAACAGGAAGCGCAGCTCTAG
- a CDS encoding HlyD family efflux transporter periplasmic adaptor subunit, whose translation MTQSANGHNQRLAALMASNGNPSPNGSQPPPDHDAGNDNHGNNGGSRAIRTEDDFDQPVILQQTARWSHAIIWGIVGVTTFTVLWAAFARVEEAVPATGKLEPQGAVQDVQAPVNGVVQEILVEDGDRVQQGDVLMRLDTRASNAQLESLQEVKTSLEQENRFYRAQLGNLPLDSEDVLDLDLSPEVLSLTESRSTLIAENQLYGSLLTGSTDGATFSPAQAFRLQALQAEASSRISASQLEVAQLERQLQESNIQLQAARSNLRTNETILNDITPLFEEGGIARLQYTRQVQDVDNSQAEVDRLEIEQERLQFAIAQGQEQFQNAVAISNTDILNRIAENDKRISEINSQLNKAIVENEKRISEIESQLSQTELNLQYQEIRAPIDGIVFDLQAQPQGVVGNTVEPVLKLVPSDELLARVFITNRDIGFVSTGMDVDVRVDSFPFSEFGDIKGEVVWIGSDALPPDQIRQFYSFPATVRLDQQELIIRGNGVPLQSGMSVSANIRTRSRTVLSIFTDLFVRKVESVTTSR comes from the coding sequence ATGACTCAATCTGCAAACGGACACAATCAGCGCCTCGCGGCCCTTATGGCTAGCAACGGCAATCCATCCCCTAACGGCAGTCAACCGCCGCCCGACCATGACGCAGGCAATGACAACCATGGCAACAACGGCGGCAGTCGTGCTATCCGCACAGAAGATGACTTCGATCAGCCGGTGATTCTGCAGCAAACCGCCCGCTGGTCCCATGCGATCATCTGGGGCATCGTCGGCGTCACCACCTTTACGGTGCTCTGGGCAGCCTTTGCTCGGGTTGAAGAAGCCGTCCCCGCCACCGGAAAACTAGAGCCCCAAGGGGCTGTACAAGACGTACAGGCTCCGGTGAATGGCGTCGTTCAAGAAATCTTGGTGGAAGATGGCGATCGCGTTCAGCAGGGCGATGTGCTCATGCGTCTTGATACCCGCGCATCTAATGCCCAGTTGGAATCGTTGCAAGAGGTGAAAACATCCCTAGAGCAGGAAAATCGCTTCTACCGGGCCCAGTTGGGTAATCTACCCCTGGATTCCGAGGATGTGTTGGATCTCGACCTTTCTCCTGAGGTTCTATCCCTAACGGAGAGCCGCTCAACGCTGATCGCCGAAAACCAGCTCTATGGATCGTTGCTCACAGGCTCAACGGATGGAGCGACTTTCTCCCCAGCCCAAGCCTTCCGCCTACAGGCCCTACAAGCCGAAGCCAGCAGCCGTATCTCGGCCTCTCAACTGGAGGTGGCTCAACTAGAGCGCCAGCTTCAGGAGTCTAATATTCAACTGCAGGCCGCCCGTTCTAACCTCAGAACCAATGAGACTATTTTGAATGACATTACCCCATTGTTTGAAGAAGGGGGAATCGCACGGCTGCAATATACCCGCCAAGTTCAAGATGTCGATAATAGCCAAGCGGAAGTCGATCGTTTAGAAATTGAGCAGGAGCGGCTCCAGTTTGCGATCGCCCAAGGCCAGGAGCAGTTTCAGAATGCTGTCGCCATTTCCAACACCGATATTCTGAACCGGATCGCCGAGAACGATAAACGCATTTCGGAGATCAACAGTCAGCTTAATAAAGCGATCGTAGAAAATGAAAAGCGCATTTCGGAGATCGAAAGCCAGCTCAGCCAAACAGAGCTGAACCTGCAATATCAAGAAATTCGCGCTCCCATTGATGGCATTGTGTTCGACCTCCAGGCTCAACCACAAGGTGTGGTGGGCAATACGGTCGAGCCGGTGCTGAAGCTGGTGCCTAGCGATGAACTGCTGGCGCGGGTCTTTATCACCAACCGGGATATCGGCTTTGTATCTACCGGCATGGATGTAGACGTGCGGGTGGATTCCTTCCCGTTTAGCGAGTTTGGCGACATCAAGGGCGAGGTGGTGTGGATTGGCTCCGATGCCCTGCCGCCGGATCAAATTCGTCAGTTTTACTCCTTCCCCGCCACCGTGCGGCTTGATCAACAGGAGCTCATCATCCGAGGTAATGGCGTACCTCTGCAGTCAGGGATGTCGGTGAGCGCTAACATCCGCACCCGCAGTCGCACCGTGTTAAGTATTTTCACGGATCTGTTTGTCCGCAAGGTAGAAAGCGTAACCACTTCACGGTAG
- the gatB gene encoding Asp-tRNA(Asn)/Glu-tRNA(Gln) amidotransferase subunit GatB, which produces MTTAAPAKTQYEAVIGLETHCQLSTATKIFSNSSTAFGAPPNTHIDPICMGMPGVLPVLNEKVLEYAVKAGLALNCQIAPYSKFDRKQYFYPDLPKNYQISQYDLPIAEHGWLEIELVDKKAGTSTRKRIGITRLHMEEDAGKLVHAGSDRLSGSTHSLVDYNRAGIPLIEIVSEPDLRSGQEAAEYAQELRRIVRYLGVSDGNMQEGSLRCDVNISVRPVGRAEFGTKVEIKNMNSFSAIQKAIDYEIERQTAAIEAGEPIYQETRLWEEGSQRTISMRLKEGSSDYRYFPEPDLGPIEVSSEQLEGWRGELPELPAQKRHRYETDLGLSAYDTGVLTDDRSIAEYFEAAIAAGANAKLAANWITQDIGAYLNNEKKTIRELALTPESLAELIDLIEAGTISNKIGKDLLPELLTQGGSAKALVEQKGLVQISDEGELAAVIDQVLADNPDELAKYRAGKTKLQGFFVGQVMKKTNGRADPKLTNKLLKPKLDA; this is translated from the coding sequence ATGACTACTGCTGCACCCGCGAAGACCCAGTATGAAGCGGTAATTGGTTTAGAAACCCATTGCCAACTCAGCACCGCCACCAAAATTTTCTCCAATAGCTCCACGGCTTTTGGGGCACCGCCCAACACCCACATCGATCCCATCTGCATGGGAATGCCGGGGGTGTTGCCAGTGCTGAACGAGAAAGTGTTGGAATATGCGGTGAAAGCTGGGTTAGCGCTCAATTGCCAAATTGCCCCCTACAGCAAGTTTGACCGCAAGCAGTATTTCTATCCTGACCTACCCAAGAACTACCAAATCTCCCAATATGACCTGCCCATTGCCGAACATGGCTGGCTGGAAATTGAATTGGTAGACAAGAAAGCCGGTACCTCGACGCGCAAGCGCATTGGCATCACCCGTCTGCATATGGAAGAAGATGCGGGCAAGCTGGTTCATGCGGGCAGCGATCGCCTTTCCGGATCCACCCATTCCCTGGTGGACTACAACCGCGCCGGTATTCCGCTGATTGAAATTGTGTCGGAGCCGGATCTGCGATCGGGGCAAGAGGCGGCAGAATATGCCCAAGAGCTACGTCGCATTGTCCGCTACTTGGGGGTCAGCGATGGCAACATGCAGGAAGGATCGCTGCGCTGTGACGTGAACATTTCTGTGCGTCCTGTGGGTCGGGCGGAGTTTGGCACGAAGGTGGAGATCAAAAATATGAACTCCTTCAGCGCCATCCAAAAAGCGATCGACTACGAAATTGAACGGCAAACTGCAGCGATCGAAGCCGGGGAACCGATTTATCAAGAAACGCGCCTCTGGGAAGAGGGCTCTCAGCGCACCATTAGTATGCGCCTGAAGGAAGGCTCTAGCGACTACCGCTATTTCCCGGAGCCGGATCTTGGCCCCATTGAGGTATCGTCGGAGCAGCTCGAAGGCTGGCGCGGTGAACTGCCGGAACTGCCTGCCCAAAAGCGCCATCGCTATGAGACAGACTTAGGTCTATCCGCCTACGATACCGGCGTTCTCACCGACGATCGCTCCATTGCTGAATATTTTGAAGCAGCGATCGCCGCCGGAGCCAACGCCAAACTAGCCGCCAACTGGATTACCCAAGACATTGGCGCGTACCTGAACAATGAGAAGAAAACTATCCGTGAGCTGGCGCTGACGCCGGAAAGCTTGGCTGAGCTGATTGACCTGATCGAAGCGGGCACCATTAGCAACAAAATCGGCAAAGACTTGTTACCCGAGCTGCTCACCCAGGGCGGTTCGGCTAAGGCCTTAGTTGAACAAAAGGGCCTGGTGCAAATCTCCGATGAAGGCGAATTGGCCGCGGTGATTGACCAAGTGCTGGCAGACAATCCCGATGAGCTAGCCAAGTACCGGGCGGGCAAAACCAAACTGCAAGGCTTCTTTGTCGGTCAGGTGATGAAGAAAACCAACGGTCGCGCTGATCCAAAGCTCACCAATAAGCTCCTGAAGCCGAAATTGGACGCCTAG
- a CDS encoding iron uptake porin, whose protein sequence is MASDASQGGDRTASWLSDDLPASDDLSAIESTPDLLISQQAPPAPQEVVTPSATPTQLIPTSDPAINSHYNGFVVIPNGTPAELIPADSPASSDRSTAFPAPQPAPFAPSPTASPLAPSPTASDRAPLPESRPTATVPVVPVDTGEGSMSQVTSVTQLSDVAPTDWAYQALASLVERYGCIAGYPDGTFRGNQPLSRYEFAAGLNACLDRISSLISGGGVGSTDLLTLERLQEEYAAELATLRGRVDALEARTAELEANQFSTTTKLNGNVIFATAAVLDEDSQFSNQATFGYRVRMNFDSSFTGSDRLRIRLQARDFRDFEGDTIGFSFGGASGDNDIELDSLFYDFPVTSRIDARIGANGLAVDDLVSSTISPLDSSTDGSLSAFGSPPQYNLAAPGNAGGGAIVQVTNNLSLDLGYTASNASNPEPSNGLFNGDFGMIAQLTFLSSRFDGALTYVRGYSTSGFATDDPETANTYGAQINYRLSDAIELGGGAAYIDSGTSTSDLDIWSYQLTLAFPDLFGSGNLGGILVGVPPRIADASVNNQRIPALIEDASLVVEGFYRYQLNNNVSITPGLIWVADPGNDNSVSDSIIGTIRTVFSF, encoded by the coding sequence ATGGCATCAGATGCATCGCAGGGAGGCGATCGCACAGCTTCTTGGTTGTCTGATGACCTTCCTGCATCTGATGACCTCTCTGCGATAGAGAGTACGCCCGATCTGCTGATTTCCCAGCAGGCTCCACCTGCTCCTCAGGAGGTTGTCACACCCAGTGCAACGCCAACCCAGTTAATTCCAACCTCAGATCCAGCGATTAATTCGCACTACAACGGGTTTGTGGTCATTCCCAACGGCACCCCTGCGGAGCTGATTCCAGCAGACAGCCCCGCCAGCAGCGATCGCTCCACGGCATTCCCTGCACCTCAGCCTGCTCCCTTTGCCCCCAGTCCTACGGCTAGTCCGCTTGCTCCTAGTCCCACGGCCAGCGATCGCGCCCCATTGCCAGAATCTCGTCCTACGGCGACCGTTCCAGTTGTCCCTGTGGACACAGGGGAAGGTTCGATGTCCCAGGTGACCTCTGTGACCCAGCTCTCCGACGTAGCTCCCACAGATTGGGCCTACCAAGCGCTGGCGTCCTTGGTAGAACGGTATGGCTGTATCGCAGGCTATCCCGATGGCACCTTCCGGGGCAATCAACCCCTGTCTCGCTATGAATTTGCTGCTGGGCTCAATGCCTGTCTCGATCGCATTAGCAGTCTTATTTCTGGAGGAGGCGTCGGTTCCACCGACCTGCTCACCCTAGAGCGCCTGCAGGAAGAGTACGCTGCAGAATTAGCCACCCTACGCGGACGGGTGGATGCATTGGAAGCACGGACGGCAGAACTAGAAGCCAACCAGTTTTCCACCACCACTAAACTGAATGGCAACGTCATCTTTGCGACGGCTGCTGTGCTGGATGAAGACTCCCAATTCAGTAACCAAGCGACCTTTGGCTACCGGGTGCGCATGAACTTCGATTCTAGCTTCACGGGCAGCGATCGCCTGCGTATTCGGCTCCAAGCTCGTGATTTTCGCGATTTTGAAGGAGATACGATTGGCTTCTCCTTCGGTGGCGCATCTGGCGATAATGATATTGAACTAGACAGCCTGTTTTATGACTTTCCGGTCACCAGTCGAATTGATGCCCGCATTGGAGCCAATGGCTTAGCTGTCGATGATCTAGTCTCTAGTACTATTAGTCCCCTAGATAGCTCCACTGATGGTAGCCTATCTGCCTTTGGCTCTCCGCCGCAATACAATCTGGCAGCGCCAGGCAATGCAGGGGGCGGTGCCATTGTTCAGGTCACCAATAATCTCAGCTTAGATTTGGGCTACACAGCCAGCAATGCTTCCAACCCTGAGCCGTCCAATGGATTATTCAACGGTGACTTTGGCATGATTGCCCAGCTCACCTTTCTCTCCTCACGTTTTGATGGAGCGCTCACCTACGTGCGAGGCTACAGCACCTCTGGCTTTGCCACGGATGATCCCGAAACCGCTAATACCTACGGTGCGCAGATTAACTATCGCCTCAGCGACGCCATTGAGCTTGGGGGTGGAGCTGCCTACATTGACAGCGGTACCAGCACCAGTGACCTCGATATTTGGAGCTATCAACTGACCTTGGCCTTTCCCGATCTATTTGGTAGCGGCAATCTAGGTGGCATCTTGGTGGGGGTGCCGCCTCGCATTGCCGATGCCAGTGTTAATAATCAGCGTATCCCGGCTTTGATCGAAGATGCATCCTTAGTTGTGGAAGGCTTCTATCGTTATCAGCTCAACAACAATGTGTCGATCACGCCCGGTCTCATCTGGGTTGCGGATCCTGGTAACGATAACTCGGTCAGCGATAGCATCATTGGTACCATTCGTACTGTCTTTAGCTTCTAG
- a CDS encoding PPC domain-containing protein has protein sequence MSKTVLQSWVPVMLIALGLTGMAKPAQAQRQTIYSPMPIESGTELTDVLSDSDIPTGFGGFARDYTITFESGDHIVIDLISDDFDTIITLISPDGSTFGENDDGPDGTTNSLLFARIVQGGTYVLRVRPYAGQGSGSFQLKVTRLRPVD, from the coding sequence ATGTCTAAAACCGTATTGCAATCGTGGGTTCCAGTCATGCTCATTGCCCTTGGGCTAACCGGTATGGCAAAACCCGCCCAAGCCCAGCGTCAAACAATCTATAGTCCCATGCCCATTGAGAGTGGCACTGAACTCACCGATGTCTTGAGTGACAGCGACATTCCCACTGGCTTTGGAGGGTTTGCACGCGATTACACCATTACGTTTGAATCAGGCGATCACATTGTGATTGACCTGATCTCTGATGACTTTGACACGATCATCACGCTCATTTCGCCGGATGGATCGACCTTTGGCGAAAATGATGATGGCCCCGACGGCACCACCAATTCGCTTCTCTTTGCCCGGATTGTCCAGGGTGGCACCTATGTGTTGCGGGTGCGGCCCTATGCTGGTCAAGGCTCTGGCTCATTTCAACTGAAAGTGACCAGGCTCCGGCCAGTAGACTAG